The window AGCACCAGGGCCAGCACCGCGCCCATGACGAACAGTTGCACCTGATTGTTGAGGAACAGGTAGGCATAGATGACGATGGCCGACCAGATGACGAGGCTGAGCATGATGGCCCGCTTGGCGCCGATGCGCTCGGCCAGCTTGCCGAAGAGCAGCGCCCCGCCGAAGGCCATGAACTGGATCATCAGGACGAGAAGCAGGATGGTCTGGGCCGGCACGCCCAACTCGTCGGCGGCAAAGGCGGCGGCCACGACGATGACCGTCTGGATGCCGTCGTTGTAGATCAGATAGGCGATGAGGTAACGCAGGGTCATTGGGTAGGTGCGCCACAATTCGCCCAAGGTGTGCCAGACTTGCTTGACGCCGTGGGTCAGCAGGTTGACCTCGCCGTGACTGTGGCCCGGCGCGCGCTGCACCAGCCGCCGACGTGGGTAAAGGAAGGTGAACACCAGCCACCACACGCCGGCGCTGGCCATGCTGATGCGCACGGCCAGGGCGGTGTCTTCCATCAGCAGCAGCAAGATCAGATTGAGCAACAGCAACAACCCGCCGCCCAGATAGCCCAGCGCCCAGCCGCGCGAGCTGACCGCGTCGCGCCGGTCGGGCGAGGTGATTTGCGGCAGGAAGCTATTGTAAAAGACAATGGCCGCGCCGAAGGCCAGATTGGCGATGATGAAGAGCAGGCTGCCGACGACAACGGCCCCCCGCGTGCCGAAAAGGGGCATGTCGGCCCGCACAAAAAACAGCAGGATCGTGGCGAACGCGCCGGTGTAGGCGAAGGCCAGCAGCATCCGTTTCTTCAGGTGGGTGTAGTCGGCAATTGTGCCCAGCAGTGGCAGGAAGAAGACCTGGAGCACGACAGACAGGGAGACGGCCGCCGGGTAGATGGCCCCCGGCTCGATGGCCGTGCCGAACAGGCGAAACGGCTCGCTGGCCGCTTCGGCCAGGGCTTGGAGATAGGGGCCGAGCAGGGCGGTGACGACGGTGGTACTGAAGGCCGAGTTGGCCCAGTCGTACATCATCCAGCCGGTGATTTCGCGCTTGTCGTTCACACTTGCCTCCCGCGTGGCCGTCGCCTACAAAAAAGGACGATGGTCGGCCGCGGGCCGGCAATCGTCCTCAGTGATGTCCTGTCAGACTGATCTCATTGGGTGGATTATGCCTGTGGCGGCGCAATCAGGCAATAATAGGCGTTGCCGGGCAACTATTGGCCGGAATGGACTTTGGAACACAGAGTCCATGGAGAAGACACAGAGTTACACAGAGATTTTCAGAGAGAGATTCTTCCCTCCGTGGTCTCTGTGACTCCTCCGTGCTCTCTGTGTGCCTATGGTTTTATCAGCTATGGTGCAGATTACGGGGCCGCTTGAGGCGCTTCGAAGGCCGGGCGGCACGGGTTGTAGTCGTTGCCGATGACCACGCGATAGTTATAGGGCGCTTCCTCATCCACTAGCTCGATGTCGCTGAGCCGCTTGCCCATCACCCAACTGAACAGCCAGTCATAGGAACCCTTGAAGTTCTGGCCGTAGTAGGTCATCTCCGTTTTCTCCTGGGGCGGGCGCGTCTCGCCCATGACCGGCGCAAAGCCATACCAGGCCAGATTGTCGGCGGCCAGCAAGCCCTGGGCCGGCCACTGGCTGGCGTTGATGATCTCCACGGTGATCGGGGCGCGGTCGGCCCGGTTAAGCGCGGGGGGCAGGAAGAGGCGGCGGAAGGTCTCCTGCATCATATTCTCCCCCTCCCACACCGGCAACTGCACGTTCGCGCCGCTGTCCGGCACCGTCCAGGCCCGCATCTTGCCCGCCAGATAGAGGTGCTGGATGCCGTTGGCGCGCACCTCCGACGCCAGGGTCGCCAGTTGCAGGATGCGGCCGATGTCCATATCCGTCTCTACCACGTCGCTGAAGGCATTCCACAGTTCCGGCGCGCGGGCCACCAGCCCCAGGTCGATGCTCTGGTTGAGCATGGCTTGCAGCAGTTGTTGCTGGCGGCGGCCGCGGTCAAAGTCGGTGGTCGTCAGGCGCGAGCGGGCGTACCACAGGGCCAGATCGCCGTCCATTTGGTGCAGCCCGGCCTCCAGCCTGAATTGCTCCCAATTCTCTTCGACCGTCTGGTCCAGTTCGGGCGAAATGAGCCGCCAATCCTGCAACGGGCAACTGACGGCCATCTCCACCCCGCCCAGCAGATCGACGATCCGTTTGAAGCCCTCGAAATCGACCTGGGCATAGTAATGGATGGGGATGCCGAAGTTATAGAGGATGGCCTGTTTTAGTAAATCAACGCCGCCCAGCGTCACCGCCGTATTGAGGCGGCTCATAATGCGGTTGGGCAGATAGACGTACAGGTCGCGCGGCAACGAGATCATCGACGCCGTACCCGTCTCGCGGTTGACCGAGACGACGATCATCGTGTCGGTGCGGGCGTCGCCGCTGCCGTCGGCGTTCACGTCCTTGCCCAGCAGCAGGATGTTGGTTGTGCCGTCGGGCAGTTCGAACACGGGCACGGGCGAGGGGATGGGTGTGGGCGGGGTCGGTTCGCCCTCGCGCATGGAGCCGGTGATGTTGAGCGCCGCCGTGGGGGCCTGTTGCGGCAGGCTGGTGGGCGTGGCGGTCGGCCGCTTCGTGGCGCTGGGCAATGGCGTGGCGGTGGGCCGGCGCGTGTTGGTCCCGTCGGTGGCGCGGGGCGTATCAGTTAGTGGGGCGTCGGCCGCGGCGGTGTCGGCCGGCGCGGGCGAGGCTGTGGCTGATTCAGTTGGGTCGGCCGTCACCGTGGCGGCGTCTTCGGCCCCACTGGCCGGTGTATGGGTCGGGAAGGGCGTCACGCCGGCCGTTGGCGATGGCGCGGCGCAGCCAACCAATAGCGCCGCGAGCAACACGGCAAACGGGCGAAGCAGACGAATAGAGATCATAGGCGATTCACAGGGCAGACGGCCGCGGCGGCTAGAGCTTTTCGCCGAAGAGCGGGTTGAGCCGGAGGAAGACCGCGTAGCCGACGATCAACATGATTACCGCCGTCACAAAGGTCCGGAGCAGGTAGATTGGATACATCGTCACCGGGCCGCCGCTGGCATAGGTGCCCCACAAGACCGTCCGGTAGCCGTCGATGATCGAGGCCATCGGGTTCACCCAGCGCATCACCTGCGCCGGATTGAACGTCAGACCCAGCATGGTGACGCTCTCGCCGAAAATCTCCAGCGAGTAGAACACCGGCGTCAGGAAGAACCAGGCCAGGATGACGACTTCCAGAATCATCAGCACGTCACGATAGAATACGGTCAGGCTGCTGAGTAGCAGGCTGAGACCGATGGTGAAGATCAATTGCGTGATCAG is drawn from Candidatus Promineifilum breve and contains these coding sequences:
- a CDS encoding MFS transporter, coding for MNDKREITGWMMYDWANSAFSTTVVTALLGPYLQALAEAASEPFRLFGTAIEPGAIYPAAVSLSVVLQVFFLPLLGTIADYTHLKKRMLLAFAYTGAFATILLFFVRADMPLFGTRGAVVVGSLLFIIANLAFGAAIVFYNSFLPQITSPDRRDAVSSRGWALGYLGGGLLLLLNLILLLLMEDTALAVRISMASAGVWWLVFTFLYPRRRLVQRAPGHSHGEVNLLTHGVKQVWHTLGELWRTYPMTLRYLIAYLIYNDGIQTVIVVAAAFAADELGVPAQTILLLVLMIQFMAFGGALLFGKLAERIGAKRAIMLSLVIWSAIVIYAYLFLNNQVQLFVMGAVLALVLGGSQALSRSLFSQMIPAEHEAEYFGFYEISERGTSWLGTFAFALAVQLTGSQRIAIVSLIIFFVVGLLLLSRVDVRRAIVESGNDPTGVVI
- a CDS encoding LCP family protein, giving the protein MISIRLLRPFAVLLAALLVGCAAPSPTAGVTPFPTHTPASGAEDAATVTADPTESATASPAPADTAAADAPLTDTPRATDGTNTRRPTATPLPSATKRPTATPTSLPQQAPTAALNITGSMREGEPTPPTPIPSPVPVFELPDGTTNILLLGKDVNADGSGDARTDTMIVVSVNRETGTASMISLPRDLYVYLPNRIMSRLNTAVTLGGVDLLKQAILYNFGIPIHYYAQVDFEGFKRIVDLLGGVEMAVSCPLQDWRLISPELDQTVEENWEQFRLEAGLHQMDGDLALWYARSRLTTTDFDRGRRQQQLLQAMLNQSIDLGLVARAPELWNAFSDVVETDMDIGRILQLATLASEVRANGIQHLYLAGKMRAWTVPDSGANVQLPVWEGENMMQETFRRLFLPPALNRADRAPITVEIINASQWPAQGLLAADNLAWYGFAPVMGETRPPQEKTEMTYYGQNFKGSYDWLFSWVMGKRLSDIELVDEEAPYNYRVVIGNDYNPCRPAFEAPQAAP